The sequence GCACCTTAGCAGTTGGACTCTTTGCTCAAGCTCCCTATGCGGCATCTGCCGGGCTTGGCGAAGTTAACGGACTTTTCTTTGGTGGTGGTTTTCACTTGCTTGGTGTTCAAGCACTTGGTGTGGTCTCAGTTGCAGCTTGGGTTCTAAGTGCATCAGCCCTGCTATTCTTTGCGATCAAGAAAATCATTGGTCTGCGCGTCGACGCTCACGACGAAATTCGCGGTCTTGATATCGGTGAACATGGCATGGAAGCTTATGCTGGTTTCCAAATTTTCAGCAATGAATAGGAGGCTATTAACAAAATGAAACTGATTATTGCATACATTCAACCTGAAAAGCTTAATGATGTTAAGCAAGAATTATACAAATCCAAAATCTTAAAAATGTCGGTAACCAATTCATTAGGTTGCGGACAACAAGGCGGTTACCACGAATCGTATCGCGGCGTGGATATTGAAGTAAAGTTGCTTAAAAAAATACGTATTGAAATTGCGGTTAACGAAGATTTCGTTAAACCTACTGTCGAAGCAATCATTAAAGGCGCGCGCACAGGAAATATCGGGGATGGCAAAATTTTCATCCAAGATCTGCAAGAAGTCATACGTATACGTACTGGTGAAACAGGTAATGTCGCCATCGGATGATCCAACTAATCAAGAAGTCGCGCGACCTAAGTGTCGCGCGACCTTGAGAATTGCTAGAGATCTGTGCCAATAAGAAAGCTGCTGGGCAGTATCGCACAGCCTATTCCTAAACCCCGCGAATCACAATAATGTGAATAGCGGGTAAATAAGGAGAATACATGGCCGGCGGCGTTAATAAAGTTATTCTTATTGGTAATTTAGGTGCAGATCCTGAGCTACGCTACACTCCGGGCGGACAGCCTGTAGCCAATTTTCGTATTGCCACTAGTGATACTTGGATAGACAAGCAAGGACAAAAACAAGAACGAACCGAATGGCATCGCATTGTTGCCTGGGGTAAACTCGCGGAATTATGCGGTGAATATCTTACCAAAGGGCGTCAAGTTTATATTGAAGGCAAATTGCAAACTCGCCAATGGGAAGATCGTGATGGCAATAAACGTTATACTACCGATATTGTCGCTCGCGAACTTACATTTTTAGGCAATCGCGGCGATGGCGCTCCTGCTGGCAATCGCAATAAAGCATCTGCAGGCACAACATTAAATTCGGCTGATGATCCTGGCTATGATTACGGGCCTCCGCCAATGGGTGATGATAACGTACCCTTCTAGCTAACAACAAAATAAAAAAACGCCGAAGTTTTGAGCTTTTGAGCACAACAGCGTTATAATGTAGTGCGTGAACAATAGCACAAAATCTCAAGACGCTTCTGTTGTGCATCAACACGACCGCGGTTTGCTACGTGTCCGTAATAGGCTGCAAGAAATTCAAAGGCATGACCTCAATACGATAGAAAGTCGATTTCATCGAGTTTTTTTTAAAATTATTCAAGTCTTATTATTAGTGGGAAGACTTGATATCATCAGTCGATTGCAATTGCATGCCCAAGCTTTAACCTATGACACTATGTTAGCCATTGTACCTTTGCTGGCTATTGTTTTTGCGGTAGTTAGTGGTTTTGGCGGTCTTGCTGATCTTCGTATTCACTTAGAAGAACTCATACTTAATAATATTTCAGCAGCGGATGAAGTTCGTGCGGCAGTAGGAGATTATTTACACCGAGTATTTAGCTCTTTTAATACCGGGACTTTTAGTGCCATTTCTATTGTGGTTCTTATCTATTCAGTATTATCCCTACTCGGTCACATTGAATTTTCGATCAACAATGTGTTTGGCACCAAGTCCCAAAGACCATGGTTATCAAGGTTGATTACTTACTGGGCTCTGCTTACTCTTGGACCAGTGCTACTTGGCGCTTCGTTTGCATTAACGGCAGCTCTGCAAAGCTCGAGTATAGGAAATATTCTTACTGGTCTTGGTTTTAGTGGCATTTTAATACGCCTGTTGCCTTTAATAATTACCTGGATAGCTTTTGCCTCAATTTATGCAGTTGTTCCAAATATTCGTGTTCGCCCTTCAGCCGCAATATTTGCTGCTGTAGTAGCCGGTTCTCTTTGGGCCTTGGCGAAATTTCTTTATGCCATTTATGCCAAGCGTTATCTCTCAGTACAAAATATATATGGCTCGTTAGCAGCAGTACCGCTATTTATTTTATGGATATATGTATCTTGGCTATTGGTTCTGCTGGGAGCCCAGCTTGCTTTTGCTTATCAACATGCCTCAACATACGCTAAAGAAACACAAGCTCAAAACGCTAATCAAGCTTACCGCGAGCGTGTTGCCTGCAGAACTTTTCTTGAAATAGCTTATGATTTCTTTTTAGGTAATCAACCAACTGATCCTGATCGATTAGCTAAAAATCTCGATATTCCAAGACGTTTAATTGAAGCAGTGGTTGCCAATTTAAAAATTGGCGGCTTTGTACATGAGGTTGAAGGTGGCGGCTTGTTGCCGGCAAAAGACATTTCGCAAGTTAGTGTTGCGGACATTATAAATTTAATGCGCGTTGGTATTGGTGTGCGTTTGGCAATAAATGATGATCATACCCAAAAGGTATTAGATGAGCTTCTCGACAGTTTAGATCGCGATCTGATACATAAAGTTGGAGATATTAACTTTCGTGATCTCATACAAAGTTTGGATGACACTGCCACTAGTTCGTTGACAGCAGAGGCGCAAGGCGAAAATACTCTACGTGTTAATACTTAAAAATTATCAATTGCTGGTGACGAAGTATTTATTGTAGTTTGGAGGTATTTCGTGTTTACGGTTACAGTCACTGAAAAATGTGGGAAAATACAAATACTTGAGTTCGAAAAAAACGAACTGACCGTAGGGCGTACACAGTTAAATGATATCGTATTACCTAAAGGTAACATTTCTAAACAACACGCACGTATTATTTGTAAAAATGGTTCATTTATCGTCATCGACTCTAAAAGCACTAATGGTACCTTCATCAATGGTAACCGTATCAGTGAACCCTATGATTTAAAAAACTCTGATAAAATTGATATTGGCGATTTCACTATTAGTATTAAAAAGAAACGAAAGAAAAAATTAGGCCCCAATGACCCCACCGGGCCTCATGAAATCCCTAAACCACCTGAAGAAAACAAACACCAAGAACCAGAAAGTAGTAATGAGCCTGCAGAGGGTGAAGCTTATAACGATGACTGGTCACAGGCCGATGATGACGCCGTAAATGCTTTAGAAGAAAGCAGCGGTATCCTATCTTCTGATGAAATATTAGAAGTTAGTGGTCAAGAAGATATCGTAGAGCCAGAAAAAAACGATACTGATCACCTTGTTGACCAAGCAGTAGCTCCAACTGAAGCGCGAGATATTTTAGGTGTATCTCTATTAAATCAATGGCTTCATGACGATACAATTTCTGCAATTACAGCTAATGGCCCGTATAGCATTCAAATAGACCGCAGTGGACAAATTGAACATAGTGAACAATTATTTGCTGATGTAAATGATATGACCGAAGCTATTAGGCAGGTAGCTAATATAAATACCGGTAGCAATGAACAAAATAGCCCTATTATTGATACACGTTTTGAAGATGGTACTTATTTTAATGCAATTTTAACGCCATGGGCAGTCGATGGCCCAAGTCTTATTATTCGTAAACAATCGCAAGAGCCTTTACAAGTCGATGAACTAGTGGCGCACGAAACTCTTACTGCGGCCATGAGTATTTTCTTAGAAAACTGTGTCTTGGCAAGAAAAAATATTATTGTTACCGGCTGCTATGACAGCGGTAAAACAACTACATTAAATGTATTAGCAAATTTTATTCCAGTCGAACAACGGGTTGTCACTATCGAAAACGTCTGTGAATTACGTCTCGAACTTGATGACGTTGTTCGATTGCAGGCAAATCCACAAGATGCAAATGGTACCAAACAGTCGGTGTCTTTATATAATTTAGTGCATACGGCAATGGGATTTCGCACCGAACGTTTAATCCTTGGTGATTGCCAAGGAGATGAAGCGCTAGCTTGGCTGCATGCTTTAAGTAATGGTTTTGATGGTTCGCTGCTAGCAATACAGGCTCACAATACTGCTAGCGCCTTGTTGCGCCTTGAAACTTTAGCTTTAGCCGCTTATGATAATGCTGCAATAAAACAAACCTTGCGTGAACTAATAGCAAACAATGTTGATATTATTGTGCATCAACGCCGCTTCGCTGATGGAGTACGCCGTGTTGCTGCTATCGCAGAAGTCGTTGGGGTTGAGGGTGATTTTGTTGCCACTCGCAACCTTTTTATTTTCGACCATAAAGGTCTTGACTCGCAAGGAAAAATACTCGGGCGTTTTCGCCCTACTGGTATCGTACCGAGCTTTTATGACAGCTTACAAGAGTTCGGTATTACCGCCGATGCTTCGATATTTCAATTGTAGTTTTTTCTGGTGAACCAATGAACTATTTTGCCTCTAATAAAGAAGCTTGGAATGAAGTGTTTGCCAAACATCAAAAAGGCTATAAACCTAATCCCATACACGAGCAACTTAAACATCATTTTTCTTATATTGATAATAATCTCAAACAAGCCTTAGAGCTTATTGGCTACAAAAACAAAAATATTGCACAATTTTGTTGCAATAACAGCCGAGAAATACTCTCAATAGTTAACTCGGGCGCCAAATCTGGAGTGGGATTCGATATTTCTGAAAATTTCATCAATGAAGGTAACACGTTTTCATTAACCACAACCACTGGCACCATTTGGTTTAGCTGGTTTAACTATTTGCCCATCTTAAATTAGTTGGGGGAAAAATTTATTGAACTATAGATGCCAGATGTGCAATCGGTTCCATCATTAACTGCATCAGCTCTTCTGCTAATGGAGTTAATCTATTATCATGTTGCCATGCAGGGTGTTGCTTAATAGTCGATTGTAAAGTTTCTATACGTTTTAGCACTATCTTTAATGCACCACCTTCACGAAACCTTTTAATAAAATATGTTACATCATCAAGCTTTGTTACCTGACGTTCAGTTCGTAAGAGAGTTAATAATTCCGCCTGTTCTTCGGAATTTTCTAATAGATGGGCAACAACTAAACAGCTCACTTTACCTTCGTATAGATCAGAACCAACTAAGTCACGTCCTTTATTGCCATATAAATCAAGAACGTCATCTTGCATCTGAAACAACAGACCAAGTTTGGCAAAAGGTTCTGCTATCATTGTAGCAGTTTCTGAATCATAACCTGCGATAAGTGCCGCCCCCAAAACTGGCAATTCAAAAAGAGCGCTAGTCTTACCGATAGCAATGCTATCATAATTGTGCCAATCGATTGAGTCATGACTGCGAAGCGCTTGCTCTTGAGCTTGACCGCGAATTACGGCAACCGTTCGCGTAGATAAGGCATAACATAATTGCCAACGAATGGTGTCTGGCACCAGTATTTTCTCAACCATTGAATACGGTGCAATCAACATTAAATCGCCGACATTAATCGCCTGAATAGCACCATGACGCGCCCAAACGGTTGTCTGACCTCGGCGTTGCTCATCGCCGTCTTGCAAGTCATCATGCACAAGCGTCGCATTATGAACTAACTCACAAACAGCAGCCCAATTAATACCTACCTCACGAGCCGCTGCAAATGCATTAACAGCAGCAAAGGCTAAGCGAGCACGCAAACGTTTGCCGCCCGTTTGCAAATGTTCGGCAGCAAAACCTCCAGCAACGTCATTTACATCGACCGTCTGCAACATTATTGATTCAACTTCTGCAAGAGCATCAACGATAAATGAACTATTTATGAGGCTCGGCATGTTTTCTACCAAGCACAAAATAGGTTGTCTCGTAAACAAATTAAAACAATATTTTTAATTCGACCACTAATCAGGCATAGCTCTGATCAAATGATGCAAAATGAGACACTAGTGTTTCATTTTGCGACATAGATTTTTTTATTGGTCTTTATTCGGTGTCTGGCACCAAAAATGTCGTTTAATTTCAAACTAATAAACCCACAAGCAATTTTGGCACAATTATTGTATGAAAAAATGGCCACAATAATATTATTTTTTGGGGGGAATATTTACATGCATCGTATTGAATGGAGTTATGGCTCTGACCAAGGATCATGCTTTTCAGCAGATGGTTTACTGCATTTGCCAATCCACGTAGCTGAAGCAAAAGAGAAATACAGTGTCGCGCTTATGCCGCGACATGCTTTATTGCTATCAAACGAAGGCGCACAATTATTACCTGCAGGTGAATGTACTAACACAGAAGGATTATCTCTAACATGGCACCCAAGCACCTATATACATTATAAAACTGATGTATCTGATTTCAATTCTGACACAATTACGATAAAAAAAGAACCACCAAATTTACTAACAACTCCACAAGGGCAAAAATATACTATTGGCGACACACCTTTTTTAATTGGCCGACATCATTCTTGCAATCTCAGTTTAAATGATACTCAAGCATCATTATTTCATTGTGCATTATTAAGAGTAGATAACGGCATACGGGTAATTGATATGGCTAGCGCCAAAGGTACTTTGATCGACAGTGTACGTATTCAACAAGCAATTATAATTCATCGTGCAATCATAACTGTTGGTCGCACACGTTTGTTACTTGCTAAAGACGATACCATTAGTTTGCTTGCTAAATTACCTTCAAAACCCATGCAAAATCTACGCGAACAAATTAAACGAGTAGCGCCAACAAACCTACCTGTTCTGATCACCGGCGAAAGTGGGACCGGCAAAGATATTGTAGCAAATGAAATACACGCAACTAGCGGACGTAATGGCCCAATGATTTGTATCAATGCCGCTACAGTTTCACCATCTTTAGCCGCTAGTGAACTTTTTGGACATGTTCGCGGCGCTTTTACTGGCGCCGATCGCAACCATATGGGTGCTTTTATGCGCGCTCATCGTGGCACCTTGTTTCTTGATGAAATCGCTGAGTTATCTCTCTCGGTACAAGCCGAATTATTACGTGCGGTAGAACTTGGGCGTATACAGCGACTTGGTGAAACCCAAGAAACTGAAGTTGACGTCCGTATTGTTGCCGCTAGTCATCGTGACTTAGCCGCACGAGTACGTGCTAATGCCTTTCGCGAAGATCTCTATCATCGCCTGTGCGTTTTTCCGATCATTGTTCCGCCCTTGCGTGAACGTCGCAGTGATATTGATGCTATTACTGAACAATTTTTTGCAACTCAAGCTTCGCAATTTCATCTCAGTCTTGCCGCGCGCAATAAATTAATTAGGCATGATTGGCAGGGCAATGTTCGCGAATTACTAAATACTCTGCGACGTGCCTGCGCCTTTGCAAAAACTTATAGAATAGAGGGTACTGATATAAAATTTTTACCGCCACTGTCGAAAAATAGCGAACTAGACGATGTAATTATTCAACGAGTATTAAAAACATTTGACCGTACTGATAGTGTAGCAATCACTGCACAAAAACTTGGTATTCGCCGCAGTACGGTACATCGCATTTTAAACAACCGTCGACGCGCTCAACGTCAAGGAACTATTATTAAATTTGATTCTATTGACGATGATGCTTGACAGAATACATTGTTCTGCCATGGCGTCAAAACTTACAAACGAAATGTTTCAGATATCTTGCCCCTATCGGCGATAACCTTTATGGATGGTTTTATCATAATTCTTTAGGAGTTGAACAATGCGCTTTGTTAAGATCGCTGCTAGCATTTTGGTAGTTATAGCTGCAGCATCAATAACGTACGCACAAAATCCCCTTGCTCGTACTAATGAACTTGTAGCTTTATTTAAACAGGTTAAAAAAGCAGAAAAAGGTAAAAGTTTATCGTCTGCTGAGCAAAAAGCTAATGATGCAATTTATAAACAACTTGACGATTTTTACGATTTTGACACAATAGCTAGTGAACCTTTAAAACCACATAAAAATAAACTAACCCCAGCGCAACAAGCTAAAATTTTACCTAATTTTAAGGAACTTATTCGCCTTGTTGCTTATCCACAGTCTGGCGGTTTTTTGCAGGGAGCAAATTATAAAATTAAAGCTGGTCCCACTGCCAATGAAACCCAAATGGACGCTAATGCACCTGAAAAAGATTTTGAAACCACCGTAATATTTCGATGGCAAAAACAAAAAAATACTTGGCGTATAATTGATGTAAGTTTTGATGGTGCTTCACTTATTCAAGACTATAAAAATCAATTTGGTCGAATTATAAAGAAAGAAGGTGGGGAAGGTTTAATAAAAAAATTAGAGAAGCGTCTTGATAAAGAACGCAAAAAACAAGGTAAATAATAAAATGAAACTTGCCGGGGTCCCCTTAACCTTGATCACGGCCATAATACATCTATTATGTCTGCCAACTAGTGCTAACGAAATTGACAGCGCAAAGCAGCAGCATGAATACAATGTTGATGACTGCATTCGTGTTGCGATTGAAGCTAATGCTCAAATTTTACAAGCCGAAACAAAAGTGCAACAATGGCTGGCTCGTCTTAATGAAGTTGAATCAACTTATTGGCCAAAACTAAACGCCATTACCTATATTGCCCCAATGTATACGGTACGCGGCAATGTCGATAATTATGAAACTCGTTGGCGTAAACTTCAAGACTGGGGTCCATATACACATTTAAAGGCTACCCTATCATTACCGTTATATTCTTTTGGCCGTGTTGAAGCTGGTGCAAAGGCAGCTGCCAGCCGTGCCGCAGTTGAACAAGCGCGCGTACGTGAAGCACGAAACGCAGTAATTCTTGAGGTAAAACGATTTTATTATAATCGCTTATTTGCGCTTAGTATGTTGCCTTCTCTGCAAAGTGCTGCTGAT is a genomic window of Deltaproteobacteria bacterium containing:
- a CDS encoding ammonium transporter, giving the protein TLAVGLFAQAPYAASAGLGEVNGLFFGGGFHLLGVQALGVVSVAAWVLSASALLFFAIKKIIGLRVDAHDEIRGLDIGEHGMEAYAGFQIFSNE
- a CDS encoding P-II family nitrogen regulator, with protein sequence MKLIIAYIQPEKLNDVKQELYKSKILKMSVTNSLGCGQQGGYHESYRGVDIEVKLLKKIRIEIAVNEDFVKPTVEAIIKGARTGNIGDGKIFIQDLQEVIRIRTGETGNVAIG
- a CDS encoding single-stranded DNA-binding protein, translating into MAGGVNKVILIGNLGADPELRYTPGGQPVANFRIATSDTWIDKQGQKQERTEWHRIVAWGKLAELCGEYLTKGRQVYIEGKLQTRQWEDRDGNKRYTTDIVARELTFLGNRGDGAPAGNRNKASAGTTLNSADDPGYDYGPPPMGDDNVPF
- a CDS encoding YihY family inner membrane protein translates to MNNSTKSQDASVVHQHDRGLLRVRNRLQEIQRHDLNTIESRFHRVFFKIIQVLLLVGRLDIISRLQLHAQALTYDTMLAIVPLLAIVFAVVSGFGGLADLRIHLEELILNNISAADEVRAAVGDYLHRVFSSFNTGTFSAISIVVLIYSVLSLLGHIEFSINNVFGTKSQRPWLSRLITYWALLTLGPVLLGASFALTAALQSSSIGNILTGLGFSGILIRLLPLIITWIAFASIYAVVPNIRVRPSAAIFAAVVAGSLWALAKFLYAIYAKRYLSVQNIYGSLAAVPLFILWIYVSWLLVLLGAQLAFAYQHASTYAKETQAQNANQAYRERVACRTFLEIAYDFFLGNQPTDPDRLAKNLDIPRRLIEAVVANLKIGGFVHEVEGGGLLPAKDISQVSVADIINLMRVGIGVRLAINDDHTQKVLDELLDSLDRDLIHKVGDINFRDLIQSLDDTATSSLTAEAQGENTLRVNT
- the tadA gene encoding Flp pilus assembly complex ATPase component TadA, with the protein product MFTVTVTEKCGKIQILEFEKNELTVGRTQLNDIVLPKGNISKQHARIICKNGSFIVIDSKSTNGTFINGNRISEPYDLKNSDKIDIGDFTISIKKKRKKKLGPNDPTGPHEIPKPPEENKHQEPESSNEPAEGEAYNDDWSQADDDAVNALEESSGILSSDEILEVSGQEDIVEPEKNDTDHLVDQAVAPTEARDILGVSLLNQWLHDDTISAITANGPYSIQIDRSGQIEHSEQLFADVNDMTEAIRQVANINTGSNEQNSPIIDTRFEDGTYFNAILTPWAVDGPSLIIRKQSQEPLQVDELVAHETLTAAMSIFLENCVLARKNIIVTGCYDSGKTTTLNVLANFIPVEQRVVTIENVCELRLELDDVVRLQANPQDANGTKQSVSLYNLVHTAMGFRTERLILGDCQGDEALAWLHALSNGFDGSLLAIQAHNTASALLRLETLALAAYDNAAIKQTLRELIANNVDIIVHQRRFADGVRRVAAIAEVVGVEGDFVATRNLFIFDHKGLDSQGKILGRFRPTGIVPSFYDSLQEFGITADASIFQL
- a CDS encoding polyprenyl synthetase family protein; the protein is MPSLINSSFIVDALAEVESIMLQTVDVNDVAGGFAAEHLQTGGKRLRARLAFAAVNAFAAAREVGINWAAVCELVHNATLVHDDLQDGDEQRRGQTTVWARHGAIQAINVGDLMLIAPYSMVEKILVPDTIRWQLCYALSTRTVAVIRGQAQEQALRSHDSIDWHNYDSIAIGKTSALFELPVLGAALIAGYDSETATMIAEPFAKLGLLFQMQDDVLDLYGNKGRDLVGSDLYEGKVSCLVVAHLLENSEEQAELLTLLRTERQVTKLDDVTYFIKRFREGGALKIVLKRIETLQSTIKQHPAWQHDNRLTPLAEELMQLMMEPIAHLASIVQ
- a CDS encoding sigma 54-dependent Fis family transcriptional regulator yields the protein MHRIEWSYGSDQGSCFSADGLLHLPIHVAEAKEKYSVALMPRHALLLSNEGAQLLPAGECTNTEGLSLTWHPSTYIHYKTDVSDFNSDTITIKKEPPNLLTTPQGQKYTIGDTPFLIGRHHSCNLSLNDTQASLFHCALLRVDNGIRVIDMASAKGTLIDSVRIQQAIIIHRAIITVGRTRLLLAKDDTISLLAKLPSKPMQNLREQIKRVAPTNLPVLITGESGTGKDIVANEIHATSGRNGPMICINAATVSPSLAASELFGHVRGAFTGADRNHMGAFMRAHRGTLFLDEIAELSLSVQAELLRAVELGRIQRLGETQETEVDVRIVAASHRDLAARVRANAFREDLYHRLCVFPIIVPPLRERRSDIDAITEQFFATQASQFHLSLAARNKLIRHDWQGNVRELLNTLRRACAFAKTYRIEGTDIKFLPPLSKNSELDDVIIQRVLKTFDRTDSVAITAQKLGIRRSTVHRILNNRRRAQRQGTIIKFDSIDDDA
- a CDS encoding ABC transporter substrate-binding protein — protein: MRFVKIAASILVVIAAASITYAQNPLARTNELVALFKQVKKAEKGKSLSSAEQKANDAIYKQLDDFYDFDTIASEPLKPHKNKLTPAQQAKILPNFKELIRLVAYPQSGGFLQGANYKIKAGPTANETQMDANAPEKDFETTVIFRWQKQKNTWRIIDVSFDGASLIQDYKNQFGRIIKKEGGEGLIKKLEKRLDKERKKQGK